From a region of the Pirellulales bacterium genome:
- a CDS encoding cold shock domain-containing protein yields the protein MATGTIKRLLPGKYCGFVEPTLGGPDVFFHGSTVAGDQFATLVPGQRVEYDLDQTDAADRGPRASRVRPMQAAPPAIAPQPSEFRMLRRHPASRAKKPTWRNKAD from the coding sequence ATGGCCACAGGCACGATCAAAAGATTACTTCCCGGTAAGTATTGCGGATTCGTCGAACCGACGCTCGGCGGGCCCGATGTTTTCTTTCACGGCTCGACGGTGGCGGGCGACCAATTCGCCACGCTCGTGCCGGGGCAGCGCGTCGAATACGATCTGGACCAAACGGACGCGGCCGACCGCGGCCCGCGCGCCAGTCGGGTGCGGCCCATGCAGGCGGCGCCGCCGGCCATCGCCCCACAGCCGAGCGAGTTTCGCATGTTGCGGCGGCACCCGGCCTCGCGCGCCAAGAAGCCCACCTGGCGCAACAAAGCCGATTGA